One genomic segment of Musa acuminata AAA Group cultivar baxijiao chromosome BXJ3-3, Cavendish_Baxijiao_AAA, whole genome shotgun sequence includes these proteins:
- the LOC135634251 gene encoding dof zinc finger protein 4-like: MQDFHPLPGRVFCGGGRAGAELRRLVGYPGAAVVQQQPVKCPRCESTNTKFCYYNNYNLSQPRHFCRSCRRYWTKGGVLRNVPVGGGCRKSKRPSSSSSKSSSKPPPAAADKEHQRRRLPSSASRCSSESTNLTVATTFAAPFPGQTLLNSQISISNPNPPFESPLQVDPPLCPAPEIFPDPAAGTVTAAPAEVIRLGFIGQTATSAPRSISGGGGGGGGLATLDWSGPVDPTLFDLTTTVDPTAYWNQSHWADADPTIYLP; encoded by the coding sequence ATGCAGGACTTCCATCCTTTACCCGGTCGCGTCTTCTGTGGCGGCGGAAGAGCTGGGGCCGAGCTACGCCGCCTAGTGGGATACCCTGGGGCGGCCGTGGTGCAGCAGCAGCCGGTGAAGTGCCCACGCTGCGAAtccaccaacaccaagttctgctactacaacaactacaaccTCTCGCAGCCCCGCCACTTCTGCAGGTCCTGCCGTCGCTACTGGACCAAGGGCGGCGTCCTCCGCAACGTCCCCGTCGGCGGTGGCTGCCGCAAGTCCAAGcgcccctcctcctcttcctccaaatcCTCCTCCAAGCCACCCCCCGCCGCGGCCGATAAGGAGCACCAACGCCGCCGCCTCCCCTCCTCCGCCTCCCGGTGTAGCAGCGAGAGTACCAACCTCACGGTCGCCACCACCTTCGCGGCGCCGTTCCCCGGTCAGACGCTCCTCAACTCCCAGATCTCCATCTCCAACCCCAACCCTCCGTTCGAATCACCCTTACAAGTGGATCCTCCTCTATGCCCGGCGCCGGAGATCTTCCCGGATCCTGCAGCGGGTACCGTCACGGCAGCCCCTGCGGAAGTGATCAGGCTGGGATTCATAGGTCAAACGGCCACCTCGGCTCCCAGGTCgatcagcggcggcggcggcggcggaggcgggctCGCCACGCTGGATTGGTCCGGGCCGGTGGACCCCACGCTCTTCGATCTCACCACCACCGTCGATCCTACGGCGTACTGGAATCAGAGCCATTGGGCGGACGCCGACCCCACCATCTATCTGCCTTAG
- the LOC135582936 gene encoding uncharacterized protein LOC135582936 yields the protein MDNEASINRNQFDPEFTDALLRNPAGSTGSVEEEEKLYPEKSVTKVKPIEIIIFSKDDTCSVVKDMCIAEGSSSLEKVMLENKEVSEMSFSMINMNSDVNGQMTDNAAPAAQDSKFISAVDKVVEEQNYSWSLSVAGEKPNTADQVKSNSSVLKLSSELLLSAGESETDHNHVVPMSFDFSSDRRHCIDEANIEQNKIEDTCSTMTTLPFSDVEPDKSNVVKENSTSDMSKIMGDGCSITTHMISDVTVSNHSAAEGNPANSEMDVRVTDPTFESGAATTVKENRRGDRDSQEFVQVQNRSVSDMTVPDATTAPAQSLLYHSTHGDLNFSGPKASSGHIAYSGNISMRSDSSTTSTRSFAFPILQTEWNTSPVKMAKARKSRRWRMSLICCKF from the exons ATGGATAATGAAGCTTCAATTAATAGAAATCAGTTCGATCCCGAATTTACAGATGCTTTGCTTCGTAATCCAGCAGGCAGTACTGGAtcagttgaagaagaagaaaaattatacCCAGAAAAATCTGTTACAAAAGTTAAACCCATTGAGATAATAATTTTCTCCAAAGATGACACATGCTCAGTTGTGAAAGACATGTGCATAGCGGAAGGTTCATCCTCTCTTGAGAAAGTTATGTTAGAAAATAAAGAGGTCAGTGAGATGTCTTTTTCAATGATAAATATGAACAGTGATGTGAATGGACAAATGACAGATAATGCTGCACCTGCCGCACAAGATTCAAAGTTCATCTCAGCAGTTGATAAGGTTGTTGAGGAACAAAACTATTCTTGGAGCTTATCTGTAGCTGGAGAGAAACCGAACACAGCTGACCAAGTTAAAAGTAATAGTTCCGTtctgaagttgagttcagaattaTTGCTCTCAGCAGGAGAGTCCGAGACAGATCACAATCATGTAGTTCCAATGAGTTTTGACTTCAGTAGTGATCGGAGACACTGTATTGATGAAGCGAACATTGAGCAG AATAAAATCGAAGACACATGCTCCACAATGACAACTTTGCCATTTAGTGATGTTGAGCCTGATAAAAGCAATGTGGTAAAAGAAAATTCTACTAGTGATATGTCAAAGATTATGGGAGATGGGTGCTCTATTACCACACACATGATTTCTGATGTAACAGTGTCCAACCACAGTGCAGCCGAGGGAAATCCTGCTAATAGTGAGATGGATGTTAGAGTCACTGATCCTACATTTGAATCTGGTGCAGCAACAACTGtcaaggagaatagaagaggagaTAGAGATAGTCAAGAGTTCGTACAAGTTCAAAACCGTTCTGTCTCTGACATGACAGTTCCTGATGCTACAACAGCTCCAGCACAAAGTTTATTATATCACAGTACTCATGGGGATCTAAACTTTTCTGGCCCAAAAGCATCTTCAGGGCATATTGCATACTCTGGCAACATTTCTATGCGATCTGATAGTAGCACCACCAGTACTCGCTCCTTTGCCTTCCCAAT TTTACAAACAGAGTGGAATACCAGTCCAGTGAAAATGGCCAAAGCAAGGAAGTCGCGACGATGGAGGATGAGTCTTATTTGCTGTAAATTTTGA